In a genomic window of Coprococcus eutactus:
- a CDS encoding DUF3021 domain-containing protein — protein MKKELFSRIFVGLLGGIVISYLITIGISLAIGDGSYYSCVPSLIERFGNEVTAIIIQTVLSAVLGAGFAGASVIWEIDKWSLLKQTSIYFGIVSVLMMTVAYICEWMEHSVKGVLSYFAIFVAIFVVVWIVQYLIWKIRIYKIKEGIQKNN, from the coding sequence ATGAAAAAAGAATTATTTTCTAGAATATTTGTTGGATTATTGGGTGGAATTGTAATTAGTTATTTGATTACAATTGGAATTTCACTTGCAATCGGTGATGGTAGTTACTATTCATGTGTTCCGAGTTTGATTGAACGATTTGGCAATGAGGTAACAGCGATTATCATACAGACTGTTTTAAGTGCCGTTCTTGGAGCAGGATTTGCAGGAGCATCTGTTATCTGGGAAATAGATAAGTGGAGTTTATTAAAACAAACAAGCATTTATTTTGGAATTGTATCTGTACTTATGATGACAGTTGCATATATTTGCGAATGGATGGAGCATTCTGTTAAAGGTGTATTAAGCTATTTTGCTATTTTTGTTGCAATATTTGTTGTAGTTTGGATAGTACAATATTTGATTTGGAAGATACGTATTTATAAGATAAAAGAAGGCATTCAAAAGAATAATTAG
- a CDS encoding type III toxin-antitoxin system ToxN/AbiQ family toxin: protein MKYIRNLHNIDDRVLSVSPQIGKDERHFLGVLVICNEHKYCVPLSKPKEKHEKMRDKIDFKKIV from the coding sequence ATGAAATACATCAGAAACTTACATAATATAGATGACAGAGTTTTATCGGTATCTCCTCAGATTGGTAAGGACGAGCGACATTTTCTTGGAGTGCTTGTTATTTGTAATGAACATAAGTATTGTGTTCCCTTATCTAAGCCAAAGGAAAAGCATGAAAAAATGAGGGATAAAATTGATTTCAAAAAGATTGTATGA
- a CDS encoding RNA polymerase sigma factor yields MDDKQILDLYWERSEAAISETSKKYGKYCRYIAFNILHNDEDSEECVNDTYLRAWNSIPPNRPSVLKTFLGKITRNLSLDRYELLNAKKRNGGQMPLILDEIQECIPSLDSTENIVEEIALTDILNRFLSSLSLEQRKIFMRRYWYLSPIKEIATEYDMSESKIKMSLFRSRNELKKLLEKEGISV; encoded by the coding sequence ATGGATGATAAGCAGATATTAGATTTATATTGGGAGCGCTCCGAAGCTGCTATATCCGAAACTTCAAAAAAATACGGAAAGTATTGCAGATACATAGCCTTTAATATTCTTCACAATGACGAAGACAGCGAGGAATGTGTAAATGATACTTATTTAAGAGCTTGGAACAGCATACCGCCTAACCGTCCATCTGTCCTAAAAACTTTTTTAGGGAAGATTACTCGCAACTTATCTTTGGACAGGTACGAACTGCTCAATGCAAAGAAACGTAATGGCGGGCAAATGCCATTGATTCTTGATGAAATACAAGAGTGCATACCATCGTTGGATAGTACAGAAAACATTGTTGAAGAAATTGCTCTAACGGATATTCTCAACCGCTTTCTTTCTTCCCTGTCATTAGAACAGCGAAAAATCTTTATGAGAAGATATTGGTACTTATCGCCCATTAAAGAAATTGCAACGGAATATGATATGAGCGAGAGCAAAATCAAGATGTCATTATTTCGTTCAAGGAACGAACTTAAAAAATTGTTAGAGAAAGAAGGTATCTCTGTATGA